From a single Lentisphaera profundi genomic region:
- the rpsE gene encoding 30S ribosomal protein S5: MNDKRNQKDANSSDSPELDERVVAINRCSKVVKGGRNFSFSALVVVGDHKGNVGVALGKANEVVDAIKKGVNLAKHNMFSVPLHKMTLPHEATAKHSGAKIIIRPASEGTGLIAGGGMRAVLELAGYKDVLAKSLGSNNPMNVVHATVKAIKMLESRDEILTKRGLKKENA, translated from the coding sequence ATGAACGATAAAAGAAATCAAAAAGATGCTAACTCTTCCGATTCTCCGGAATTGGACGAAAGAGTCGTAGCTATCAACCGCTGTTCAAAAGTGGTAAAAGGTGGTCGTAACTTCAGTTTTTCAGCTCTCGTAGTTGTAGGCGATCACAAGGGTAACGTTGGCGTTGCACTTGGTAAAGCAAATGAAGTTGTAGACGCTATCAAAAAGGGTGTAAACCTTGCAAAGCATAACATGTTCTCAGTGCCACTCCACAAGATGACACTTCCACATGAAGCTACTGCTAAGCACTCTGGCGCAAAAATTATTATTCGCCCTGCTTCTGAGGGTACAGGTCTTATCGCTGGTGGCGGTATGCGTGCTGTACTAGAGCTTGCTGGTTACAAAGATGTACTTGCAAAATCACTTGGTTCAAACAACCCAATGAATGTTGTTCACGCTACTGTAAAAGCTATTAAAATGCTTGAAAGTCGTGATGAGATCCTCACTAAGCGTGGCCTCAAGAAGGAGAACGCATAA
- a CDS encoding DUF58 domain-containing protein, with the protein MAQTPVQVDYHINNLSSMTLWDLRLDSFPFLNAEFVKGHAGSECLGAHEQQSLNAMVLFPFRGLVKLPRVYACSSFPFGMFAWGSMGTGDSSVLVLPQVSDLDEVDLSFGGFEGEGEEDRHSNSNDTGNQEFMKIREYREGDPVRLIHWAATARLGRPVVKDFNESNHRKISIYLDEVYNPSILRERHMKTYPIFEASVSLAASLVDWASRNKVGISYFFINGRTYNLDDMTIEEQVEYAMGLLAKIRNNIDRSTKAFPEMETYCTAEDSSACFAIVNHINDERKDFIKKHRLSSKILTVNSRIPKINGLQYIDHDEVLSNNLRTI; encoded by the coding sequence ATGGCGCAAACTCCAGTGCAAGTAGATTATCATATAAATAATTTATCTTCGATGACTTTATGGGATTTACGCTTAGATAGTTTCCCCTTTCTCAATGCGGAGTTTGTCAAAGGGCATGCAGGAAGTGAGTGCTTGGGTGCTCATGAGCAACAATCCTTGAATGCCATGGTGCTCTTCCCATTTCGTGGTTTGGTTAAGTTACCTCGAGTCTATGCCTGTAGTTCTTTCCCTTTTGGGATGTTTGCATGGGGCTCAATGGGGACTGGTGATTCTTCCGTGTTAGTTCTTCCGCAAGTGAGCGATTTAGATGAGGTCGATTTGAGTTTTGGCGGTTTTGAGGGTGAAGGAGAGGAAGATCGCCATTCGAATTCTAATGATACCGGAAATCAGGAGTTCATGAAAATCAGAGAGTACCGAGAGGGGGACCCCGTTCGTTTGATTCATTGGGCAGCCACGGCTCGCTTAGGAAGGCCTGTCGTGAAAGATTTTAATGAAAGTAATCATCGTAAAATTTCGATTTATTTAGATGAAGTCTATAATCCGTCTATTCTAAGAGAAAGACACATGAAGACATACCCTATTTTTGAGGCCTCGGTAAGTTTAGCGGCTTCATTAGTCGATTGGGCGAGTAGAAATAAAGTAGGGATTAGTTATTTTTTTATAAATGGACGTACCTATAACCTAGATGATATGACCATTGAAGAGCAGGTAGAGTACGCCATGGGTTTGTTGGCGAAAATACGGAATAATATAGATAGGTCTACAAAGGCCTTCCCCGAGATGGAAACATATTGTACTGCAGAAGATAGTTCGGCTTGTTTTGCAATCGTGAATCATATTAACGATGAACGTAAAGATTTTATTAAGAAGCATCGCTTATCCAGTAAAATATTAACTGTTAACTCTCGAATCCCAAAAATTAATGGCCTACAATATATCGATCATGACGAAGTTCTTAGTAATAATTTAAGGACAATATAA
- the secY gene encoding preprotein translocase subunit SecY, whose product MLSAFRNMLKVQDLRKKLLYTVWIIVLVRVLKNVPIPGIDLTVLSDIMESIKSQSESANKLVGMANVFSGGALQKLAIGVLGIMPYITASIIMQLMTPVFPNLEKLQKDGSHGRQKLNQYTRYMTIVICAVQSCMMAIAMHTPSKLLGVAGFDNLVTDKGTAFVIQTTIIVTAAAILIMWLGEQITDKGLGNGASIIITINVLSSMPQAFAAVYSKYQEGEWNLVQILVVVGILFMVTAATVALVQGMRKIPLKYARDAASRNAMIEKTSYLPLKVNHAGVMPIIFASALMMFPPMIINKIGGSFAQTVAPWFSFGSTAYLIIQGLLILVFTFFWVATQFNPIQIADDLNRSGAFVPGHRPGEPTSKFLNDTMTRITVAGAIFLVILALLPYILMNALGSGSTDFIITQFFGGTSLLIMVGVVLQTMQQIEVQLVQNNYDGFITGGRLRSRKG is encoded by the coding sequence ATGCTTTCAGCTTTTCGAAATATGTTAAAAGTACAAGACCTTCGTAAGAAGTTATTGTATACGGTTTGGATCATTGTTTTAGTACGTGTACTTAAGAATGTTCCAATACCGGGAATTGATCTCACTGTTCTTAGTGACATCATGGAGTCGATTAAGAGTCAATCCGAAAGTGCCAACAAATTAGTTGGTATGGCCAACGTATTTTCAGGTGGCGCATTACAGAAGCTTGCCATTGGTGTACTGGGTATAATGCCGTATATTACGGCATCGATTATCATGCAGCTAATGACGCCTGTGTTCCCGAATTTGGAGAAACTCCAAAAAGACGGATCACATGGTCGTCAGAAGCTCAATCAGTACACGCGCTATATGACTATCGTCATTTGTGCAGTACAGAGTTGTATGATGGCTATCGCCATGCATACACCATCCAAACTCTTAGGAGTAGCTGGTTTCGATAACTTAGTAACAGACAAGGGCACTGCTTTTGTTATACAGACTACGATTATTGTGACAGCAGCAGCCATCCTTATTATGTGGCTTGGTGAACAAATTACTGATAAAGGTTTAGGTAATGGTGCTTCTATTATCATTACTATTAACGTGCTCTCTTCTATGCCTCAAGCTTTCGCAGCTGTTTATTCTAAATACCAAGAAGGTGAGTGGAACCTGGTTCAAATTCTCGTTGTTGTTGGTATTCTCTTTATGGTCACAGCCGCAACCGTAGCCCTCGTTCAGGGTATGCGAAAAATTCCTTTGAAATATGCCCGTGACGCTGCAAGTAGAAACGCTATGATTGAAAAAACATCATACCTGCCACTTAAAGTGAATCATGCCGGTGTAATGCCCATTATCTTTGCATCAGCCTTAATGATGTTCCCACCAATGATTATAAATAAAATCGGTGGAAGCTTTGCTCAGACAGTGGCTCCTTGGTTCTCTTTCGGTAGTACTGCTTATCTTATAATCCAAGGTTTACTCATTCTAGTATTCACTTTCTTTTGGGTAGCAACACAATTCAATCCAATACAAATTGCCGATGATTTGAATAGATCAGGTGCTTTTGTTCCAGGCCATAGACCCGGTGAACCCACTTCTAAATTTTTAAATGATACAATGACTCGAATTACAGTTGCAGGAGCGATATTCCTAGTTATATTGGCGCTCCTTCCCTACATTCTCATGAATGCATTGGGATCTGGTTCAACTGATTTTATCATTACTCAGTTCTTTGGTGGAACAAGTTTGTTAATTATGGTTGGAGTTGTTCTTCAAACTATGCAGCAAATTGAAGTTCAGTTAGTCCAGAACAATTACGACGGTTTCATTACCGGCGGAAGATTGAGAAGCCGTAAAGGTTAA
- a CDS encoding AAA family ATPase produces MDQNDLVSKITDVKAVLNTVIRGKENVVDLLLTGLFSGGHCLIEDVPGVGKTSLAKAVAKSVGCEFQRVQFTPDLLPADITGGPIYSQKQEEFFFKKGPVFCNILLADEINRASPRTQSALLEAMGENQVTIGGERYDLPPPFIVIATQNSIDNHGTFPLPEAQLDRFALSFSMGYPDAESELAILLDRHNGDPGTKIEAQLSSEEVLQIQEQVRKVKVDESIASYIVAILNSSRQQDQLRTGCSPRTGLVMYRTAQAHAYLNGRDYVIADDIKHLSVAVLSHRLHVKKQVKNSGISNEEIVREFFDRVKPPH; encoded by the coding sequence ATGGATCAAAACGATTTAGTCAGCAAAATTACGGATGTTAAGGCTGTATTAAATACAGTCATTAGAGGTAAAGAAAACGTTGTCGATTTACTATTGACGGGTTTATTTTCTGGAGGACACTGTTTAATCGAAGATGTTCCAGGAGTAGGTAAAACATCTTTGGCGAAAGCCGTGGCGAAGTCGGTGGGTTGTGAATTCCAAAGGGTTCAGTTCACGCCAGATTTATTACCTGCAGATATTACTGGAGGCCCCATTTATAGTCAGAAACAAGAAGAGTTTTTCTTTAAAAAAGGCCCAGTTTTTTGCAATATACTTTTGGCCGATGAAATTAATCGAGCCTCTCCTCGAACACAGTCCGCTTTATTAGAAGCTATGGGTGAAAATCAAGTGACTATTGGTGGCGAGCGCTATGACTTGCCACCCCCTTTTATTGTTATTGCTACCCAAAATAGTATTGATAACCACGGTACTTTCCCATTGCCAGAAGCACAATTAGATCGTTTTGCCTTATCTTTTTCTATGGGTTATCCAGATGCTGAATCTGAATTAGCCATCTTACTGGATCGACATAATGGCGACCCAGGGACAAAAATCGAAGCTCAATTGAGCTCTGAGGAAGTTTTGCAAATACAGGAACAAGTTAGAAAAGTGAAAGTAGATGAGAGCATAGCTAGCTATATTGTTGCAATCCTCAATAGTAGTCGCCAGCAGGATCAATTAAGGACTGGTTGTAGTCCTAGAACTGGCTTGGTGATGTATAGAACAGCACAGGCACACGCTTATTTAAATGGCCGTGATTATGTAATAGCAGACGATATTAAGCATCTCAGTGTTGCGGTATTATCCCATCGTTTACATGTTAAGAAACAAGTTAAAAATAGCGGAATTAGCAATGAGGAGATAGTTAGAGAATTCTTCGACCGCGTTAAGCCACCTCATTAG
- the rplO gene encoding 50S ribosomal protein L15, translating to MKLNTFNKQATAKNRKRICRGDGSGLGRTGGRGEKGQKSRSGSTIRPHFEGGQIPLFRRLPHNRGFKARNHKEWTIVNLTSIEEHFNAGDTVDGAALIEKKLISAVVGAGLKVLANGEISKALTVKANKFSKTASDKIAAAGGSVEAV from the coding sequence ATGAAGCTCAATACTTTCAATAAGCAGGCTACTGCCAAAAACCGTAAGCGTATTTGCCGCGGTGATGGTTCCGGTTTAGGCCGTACTGGTGGTCGTGGTGAAAAAGGGCAGAAGTCACGCTCAGGTAGTACTATACGTCCTCACTTTGAGGGTGGTCAGATTCCACTTTTCCGTCGTTTGCCACATAACCGTGGTTTCAAAGCGCGTAATCACAAGGAATGGACAATCGTAAACCTTACTAGTATTGAAGAACACTTCAATGCTGGCGACACTGTTGATGGAGCTGCTCTCATAGAGAAAAAGCTTATCAGTGCTGTTGTAGGTGCCGGTTTAAAAGTTCTCGCCAATGGTGAAATTTCTAAAGCTTTAACAGTTAAAGCTAATAAATTTTCAAAAACTGCTTCTGACAAAATCGCCGCTGCCGGCGGATCTGTAGAAGCGGTTTAG
- a CDS encoding transglutaminase-like domain-containing protein: MRTFDEKFDLKKRRSITGLQIFCVMVSCFFYWSLTKSIIPLLTCLVVYIPILFRGVYLKLGTRSIVYTMVSAMVLSVIPYQFVKQTNVFFMLPGNFLVPFCIVGAAHLCLLEQKRIILSGFSTFIFLCYLIGGDLNTGRGVLATNNTNILGLKWSYLISLALCLVALFTIFKLYGMSKFVQKNQQGTKKWQARIICLVAFVMVFICSPVLQKSSVPVLRHVENYLLSQLSTMGRYQNRMQKRYENENNISRPIHNKFGRNLGAIVMRVSSERAPRLLRFYAYDTYEGGIWSRELDSKASVREEDNEDEKVELLVIENYILNKEKYDDVQSKTTIYPTNFLSDKIIPLSYDSVGVSVSLDSIDAYPDNSLEAKGLSQSTGIRLLRSGKENDRPISKPTIMSREYKKTYSFVPENLRKYLNVRWQDMSSVTHDPKEAAQNIVQYFNNNYSYDLNFVDTYYEEEMYAYEDEYISKDIIEYFLSSDSKSGHCELFATSTVLLLRSAGFQARYACGSTVTEQSSDGDYMITRAKDLHAWVEVWDNKSKKWFVVDPTPSRGGFFKDYRPTGLNAFIENMTFKAQKIFSYVLQGEITVALAAAFFAVYEPVSEFLKVPLNAVVTLLLIIVLVIWRISYLRKRNKAKIKTLSKELIKAKMMILAVAKKHLLRPSQGSHDYMNIAEICRGFEQRGVLAVVIDEIRLYEKCRFGSLSYTKIHLSELKSHLKLIPKMIKAQARK, encoded by the coding sequence ATGCGTACTTTTGATGAAAAATTTGATTTGAAAAAACGTCGAAGTATTACGGGATTACAAATTTTTTGTGTAATGGTATCCTGTTTTTTTTATTGGAGTTTAACAAAATCTATAATTCCCTTGCTTACTTGTTTAGTGGTATATATCCCCATTTTATTTAGGGGAGTTTATTTAAAATTAGGGACTCGCTCTATCGTTTACACGATGGTTTCGGCGATGGTGTTATCTGTCATTCCTTATCAATTCGTTAAACAAACTAATGTCTTTTTTATGCTACCGGGGAATTTTTTAGTCCCCTTTTGTATTGTGGGCGCGGCTCATTTATGCTTATTAGAGCAGAAAAGAATTATATTGTCAGGCTTTTCAACATTTATTTTCTTATGTTACCTAATAGGTGGTGATCTAAATACAGGCCGTGGTGTATTGGCGACTAACAATACAAATATTCTGGGGCTTAAGTGGAGTTATTTGATTTCCTTAGCCTTGTGTTTAGTAGCTCTTTTCACGATCTTCAAGCTTTATGGCATGTCGAAGTTTGTCCAGAAAAATCAGCAAGGGACTAAGAAATGGCAAGCCAGAATTATCTGCTTAGTTGCTTTTGTGATGGTGTTTATTTGTTCACCTGTTTTACAAAAATCATCCGTGCCAGTTTTAAGGCATGTAGAAAATTATTTATTGTCACAGCTGAGCACTATGGGCCGTTATCAAAACCGTATGCAGAAACGTTATGAGAATGAAAATAATATTAGTCGACCCATACATAATAAATTTGGTAGAAATCTAGGCGCAATAGTGATGCGTGTTAGCAGTGAGAGAGCACCAAGATTGCTAAGGTTTTATGCTTATGATACTTATGAAGGGGGGATTTGGTCTCGAGAGTTAGATAGTAAAGCATCCGTTCGAGAAGAGGATAATGAAGATGAAAAAGTAGAACTACTAGTTATTGAAAATTATATTTTAAATAAAGAGAAATACGATGATGTACAGAGTAAAACGACAATTTATCCGACCAACTTTTTAAGTGATAAAATCATTCCATTATCGTATGACTCAGTAGGTGTATCAGTTTCCTTAGATAGTATTGATGCCTATCCAGATAATAGCCTTGAAGCAAAAGGGCTATCACAGTCAACGGGTATTAGGCTATTGAGAAGTGGTAAGGAGAATGATAGGCCTATTTCTAAACCCACTATTATGAGTAGGGAGTATAAGAAAACTTATTCTTTTGTTCCAGAGAATTTACGCAAATACCTCAATGTACGTTGGCAAGATATGAGTTCTGTGACGCATGACCCTAAAGAAGCGGCTCAAAATATCGTACAATATTTCAATAATAATTATTCCTATGACTTAAATTTTGTTGATACCTATTATGAAGAAGAAATGTACGCTTATGAAGATGAATATATAAGTAAAGATATTATTGAATACTTTCTGTCCAGTGATTCTAAATCGGGGCATTGTGAGTTATTTGCTACATCAACAGTTCTTTTATTACGGAGTGCAGGCTTTCAAGCTAGGTATGCTTGTGGTAGTACCGTTACAGAGCAATCAAGCGATGGCGATTATATGATTACCCGTGCAAAAGATTTACATGCGTGGGTAGAGGTGTGGGATAATAAGAGCAAAAAATGGTTTGTCGTAGATCCTACCCCTTCAAGAGGAGGCTTCTTTAAAGATTATCGACCAACAGGACTCAATGCTTTTATCGAGAATATGACTTTTAAAGCTCAGAAAATATTTAGTTATGTATTACAAGGTGAAATTACAGTAGCCTTAGCAGCCGCCTTTTTTGCAGTGTATGAGCCGGTATCAGAGTTTTTGAAAGTGCCTTTGAATGCAGTGGTAACATTATTATTAATTATTGTGCTCGTCATTTGGCGGATTTCATATTTGCGTAAAAGAAATAAAGCTAAAATTAAAACCCTGAGTAAGGAATTAATTAAAGCTAAAATGATGATTCTTGCAGTGGCAAAAAAACACTTGTTGCGCCCCTCTCAGGGGAGTCATGACTATATGAATATAGCTGAGATTTGTCGAGGCTTTGAGCAACGAGGTGTTTTAGCTGTTGTTATTGATGAGATTCGCCTTTATGAAAAGTGTCGATTTGGTTCACTCTCATATACAAAAATACATTTAAGTGAATTAAAAAGCCATTTGAAATTAATACCGAAGATGATTAAAGCTCAAGCACGTAAATAA
- the rpsH gene encoding 30S ribosomal protein S8, with product MNDTIADFLTRLRNAGMANLAELNMPSSKVNASISSILKEEGYIADYEVVELENNKADLKVQLKYHKGQPLIQGLKRVSKGSCRIFVKADKIPRVRGGLGIAVISTSKGMMTGQKAKSENIGGEVVALVW from the coding sequence ATGAACGATACAATCGCAGACTTTCTTACTCGTTTAAGAAACGCAGGTATGGCGAATCTCGCCGAACTGAACATGCCTTCTTCAAAGGTTAATGCGTCTATCTCTTCCATCCTCAAAGAGGAAGGTTACATCGCAGACTACGAAGTCGTAGAATTAGAAAATAACAAAGCGGACCTCAAGGTTCAGCTTAAGTATCATAAAGGCCAGCCACTTATTCAGGGACTCAAAAGAGTTTCTAAAGGTAGCTGCCGTATTTTTGTGAAAGCTGACAAGATTCCACGTGTACGTGGTGGTCTAGGTATTGCTGTTATTTCGACTTCTAAAGGTATGATGACGGGTCAGAAAGCTAAAAGTGAAAACATCGGCGGCGAAGTTGTTGCCCTTGTTTGGTAA
- the rplF gene encoding 50S ribosomal protein L6: MSRIGNKAISIPSGVEVKISAKEVTVKGPKGELSHTLTPRVEASVNTEAKLVEVTRQDDSRFSKAEHGLNRSLICNMIVGVSDGWKKELEIRGTGFRGAIQGNTLNLNLGYSHPINYEIPAGIKVTMPDPTKITVEGFDKQLVGQVSANIRFYRKPDAYKGKGVRYVNEHIALKEGKSAGK, encoded by the coding sequence ATGTCAAGAATTGGTAATAAAGCAATAAGCATTCCCTCAGGCGTTGAAGTTAAAATTTCTGCTAAAGAAGTTACTGTCAAAGGTCCTAAAGGTGAATTAAGTCACACATTAACTCCTCGTGTAGAAGCCAGCGTAAATACTGAAGCAAAATTAGTTGAAGTAACACGTCAGGACGATAGCCGTTTTTCAAAAGCTGAGCACGGTCTTAACCGCAGTCTTATCTGTAATATGATTGTCGGCGTAAGCGATGGTTGGAAAAAAGAGCTAGAAATCCGCGGTACTGGTTTCAGAGGTGCTATACAAGGCAACACTCTAAACTTAAACTTGGGTTACTCACATCCAATCAACTACGAGATCCCTGCTGGTATCAAGGTTACTATGCCTGATCCAACAAAGATCACTGTTGAAGGATTTGATAAACAACTAGTTGGTCAAGTATCCGCTAACATTCGTTTTTACAGAAAACCTGATGCCTACAAAGGTAAAGGTGTTCGTTATGTGAATGAACATATCGCACTTAAAGAAGGTAAGAGCGCTGGTAAATAA
- the rpsN gene encoding 30S ribosomal protein S14 — MAKKSWIQRNEKKAKVVAKYAERRAALKKAGDYAGLSNLPRNASPTRVVNRCSVTGRKRAYYRKFGVSRLTLRELASQGLVPGMRRASW; from the coding sequence ATGGCTAAGAAATCTTGGATTCAAAGAAACGAAAAGAAAGCAAAAGTTGTTGCTAAATATGCAGAACGTCGTGCAGCTTTGAAAAAAGCTGGTGACTATGCAGGTCTTAGTAACCTCCCCCGTAACGCGAGTCCTACTCGTGTTGTAAATCGCTGCTCAGTCACAGGCAGAAAGCGTGCTTACTACCGCAAATTCGGTGTTTCACGTCTTACACTCCGTGAGCTCGCAAGTCAGGGTCTTGTTCCTGGCATGAGAAGAGCTAGCTGGTAA
- a CDS encoding zinc ribbon domain-containing protein: protein MDLLNTLLEIQDLDLRKSEIDKQSTSIPAQKKDIISSLKKDKQIYEAFNEQQKEAEKACKELTYETDKLRQQKAKIMIQSGDTKDNSTYTKLVKEADSYDSRIDDMESTFLEHLDKVADIKSKKKVIAEQLKTMIGKIEQDIKDLDRRHKNLVESLPDTIAKRKELAQTVDEETLIDYERIFKSKGSFRAVIVPITHDTSCGFCHIKLSKKDTSSAAKGLGKCLECGAFLYK, encoded by the coding sequence ATGGACTTGCTTAATACACTTTTAGAAATTCAAGATCTAGATTTACGTAAATCAGAAATCGATAAACAATCTACTTCTATCCCCGCACAAAAAAAAGATATCATCTCTTCGCTTAAAAAGGATAAGCAAATCTACGAAGCCTTCAACGAACAACAAAAAGAGGCCGAAAAAGCTTGTAAAGAGCTTACTTATGAAACTGATAAGTTACGTCAGCAAAAAGCTAAAATCATGATCCAATCAGGGGACACTAAAGATAACTCAACTTACACCAAGTTAGTTAAAGAAGCTGACTCTTATGATTCTAGAATAGATGACATGGAGAGCACTTTCTTGGAGCACCTTGATAAGGTCGCGGATATAAAAAGCAAAAAAAAGGTCATTGCAGAGCAGCTCAAAACAATGATAGGCAAAATTGAACAAGATATAAAAGATCTTGACCGCCGCCATAAAAACTTAGTCGAGAGCTTGCCAGACACTATTGCTAAACGAAAAGAACTCGCTCAGACTGTCGATGAAGAAACTCTCATAGACTACGAGAGGATTTTCAAATCTAAAGGCTCATTTCGTGCAGTAATTGTTCCCATAACACATGATACAAGCTGTGGTTTTTGCCATATTAAACTTTCTAAAAAAGACACTTCATCTGCGGCTAAAGGCCTTGGCAAATGTCTCGAATGTGGAGCTTTCCTTTATAAGTAA
- the rplR gene encoding 50S ribosomal protein L18, with protein MSIKTTKQQRKRRHFHVRKKVAGTAAKPRMAISRSLNHISVQFIDDEAGKTLASASTKDKAFDGTNIQAANKEGAVLVGKIAADNAKAAGISKVVFDRAGFRFHGRVKELADAAREAGLEF; from the coding sequence ATGAGTATAAAAACTACAAAACAACAAAGAAAGCGCAGGCATTTTCATGTGCGTAAGAAAGTTGCTGGAACAGCAGCGAAGCCACGCATGGCAATATCACGCTCTCTTAATCACATATCCGTTCAGTTTATCGATGATGAAGCTGGTAAGACTCTTGCCTCAGCCTCTACTAAAGATAAAGCTTTCGATGGAACAAATATACAAGCTGCAAACAAGGAAGGCGCTGTATTAGTAGGCAAGATTGCTGCTGATAATGCAAAAGCTGCTGGAATTAGCAAAGTCGTTTTCGACCGTGCAGGTTTCCGTTTCCATGGTCGCGTAAAAGAGTTAGCTGACGCCGCGCGTGAAGCTGGCTTGGAATTTTAG
- a CDS encoding prenyltransferase/squalene oxidase repeat-containing protein, with protein MRNETSAFYFRESELTALANGASLLSSEQRTSTIKFLQSFITKDLFYNSNSEEQLTLAWHCFTCLKALDGFDKYETILFNSLKHAPNIQHMDLQDLEAFSSCWALIKNHSPDKYLFSDIAEHLNNIRCSDQGWSHIKRAPQSSIYGSWLAFSIFQSIEKAIPDELKVIKLLDSMKAKDEAYAHQRSADHGSVASTYFAICLLKSIEEEPSHKLTHWLNEQQADDGGFVATHIMPFGDINSTALALQSLKLLQADITLLKPAALTYIRDHYQQDGGFIAHCRETTADPSSTYYALMALGHVDDYLRA; from the coding sequence ATGAGAAATGAAACCAGTGCATTCTACTTTCGCGAATCTGAACTAACGGCATTAGCTAATGGTGCCTCGCTACTTAGTAGTGAGCAAAGAACATCTACAATCAAGTTCCTACAATCTTTTATCACTAAAGATTTATTCTACAATAGCAACTCTGAAGAACAACTGACTCTTGCATGGCATTGTTTTACCTGCCTAAAGGCCCTCGATGGCTTCGATAAATATGAAACTATATTATTCAATAGCCTCAAACACGCACCTAATATCCAACATATGGATCTCCAAGACCTAGAAGCCTTTAGCTCTTGCTGGGCGCTCATAAAAAATCACTCTCCAGACAAATACCTCTTTAGTGATATTGCTGAACATTTAAATAACATACGCTGCTCAGACCAGGGCTGGAGTCACATCAAACGAGCTCCTCAATCAAGTATATACGGATCTTGGTTAGCCTTTTCAATTTTCCAAAGTATTGAAAAAGCTATTCCTGATGAACTTAAAGTCATCAAGTTACTGGATAGCATGAAAGCAAAAGACGAAGCCTATGCACACCAACGATCCGCTGATCACGGTTCGGTTGCCTCTACATACTTTGCTATTTGTTTACTTAAATCTATTGAAGAAGAGCCTTCTCATAAGTTGACTCATTGGTTAAATGAACAACAAGCCGATGACGGAGGCTTCGTAGCTACACATATAATGCCCTTTGGCGATATCAATAGTACCGCACTCGCCCTACAATCTCTCAAGCTCTTACAGGCTGACATCACCTTGCTTAAACCTGCTGCTTTAACCTATATTAGGGATCATTACCAACAAGATGGCGGATTCATCGCCCACTGTAGAGAAACGACTGCGGATCCATCATCTACGTATTATGCTTTAATGGCTTTAGGACATGTCGATGATTATTTACGTGCTTGA
- the truA gene encoding tRNA pseudouridine(38-40) synthase TruA, whose translation MNSYKLAIQFDGKNWFGWQSQNDFDAIQEQIEKAIAKLYNYPNIKISGSGRTDAGVHAFGLCASFTEPKSSKFTSDTLRKGINALLPGSIRIRSVLPCESDFHARFSCVGKTYIYFVDNSTTGSPILAPYSWHMRRKLNIDKMRESLKHLEGKHDFSAFTVERKKLTGHAIRTVFKAELVEIGHLVALLFTGDGFLYKMVRSMAGEVVNVGMEFQEPEHTRVALESQERSKAVVTAPAQGLFLGQCYYSQLEMEQALDKDTKDFCLQLLFNFNEQL comes from the coding sequence ATGAACTCCTATAAACTCGCAATTCAATTCGACGGGAAAAATTGGTTTGGTTGGCAAAGTCAAAATGATTTTGATGCCATTCAAGAGCAAATTGAGAAAGCCATCGCTAAACTCTACAATTATCCGAACATAAAAATTAGTGGCAGTGGCAGAACTGATGCAGGCGTCCATGCATTTGGCCTCTGCGCCAGCTTCACCGAACCCAAATCTTCCAAGTTCACCAGTGATACCCTAAGAAAAGGCATCAATGCGCTACTCCCTGGGAGTATTCGTATTCGTTCGGTTCTTCCCTGTGAATCAGACTTCCATGCACGATTTTCATGTGTTGGAAAAACCTATATCTATTTTGTTGATAACTCAACAACTGGAAGTCCTATACTGGCCCCCTATTCTTGGCACATGAGACGAAAGCTCAACATAGATAAAATGAGAGAATCACTAAAACACCTCGAAGGTAAGCATGATTTCTCAGCCTTTACTGTCGAGAGAAAAAAATTAACTGGTCATGCCATTAGAACCGTCTTCAAGGCTGAGCTCGTTGAAATAGGTCACCTCGTGGCCTTATTATTTACCGGAGATGGCTTTCTCTATAAGATGGTTCGGTCCATGGCTGGAGAAGTGGTCAATGTCGGCATGGAATTTCAAGAACCTGAGCATACACGCGTGGCTCTTGAATCCCAAGAACGATCCAAAGCAGTAGTAACTGCCCCTGCACAAGGTCTCTTTCTTGGCCAATGTTATTATTCACAATTAGAAATGGAACAGGCATTAGATAAAGACACAAAAGACTTCTGCCTACAACTCTTATTTAATTTTAATGAGCAGTTATAA